The Candidatus Methylomirabilota bacterium genome has a segment encoding these proteins:
- a CDS encoding CsbD family protein translates to MNKDIAAGKWKEMKGKVKEQWGKLTDDELDQAEGRADQMVGLLQQRYGYTKDRAQE, encoded by the coding sequence ATGAACAAGGACATCGCGGCTGGCAAGTGGAAGGAGATGAAGGGGAAGGTGAAGGAGCAGTGGGGCAAGCTCACCGACGACGAGCTCGACCAGGCCGAAGGCCGGGCCGATCAGATGGTCGGACTGCTCCAGCAGCGCTACGGCTACACCAAGGACCGGGCGCAGGAGG